The window tttttagaactaatccttagtaaaaatgcaaatgttcttgggttccaaaaacatttttcgCAAAAGCGCTTTTAACAATTTTAAAAGCGATTCTAAACAAGCCCTAAGACTACACAATCATAGGGATTTTTAATCCACCTCATTCAAGTGCCAATatacaacaaacaacaaaaataaattcatCTATTAACAAAAAATGATATTCCAACAACACTTTGAGGGGAAGAATCCTAACTCGTAAGACCTACTCTTCCCCCAAACCAAGTCCACCAATCCGCTGCCGCCTCCTGTCAAAAACTGCTTTGAAAGAGTCGCGTTCTGCACGAAGTTGCTCTTGGAATGCTTTCTGCTTCTTTGATTCACCACTGCTAAGCCTACCATGGGTGGTAGAGTTCTCTTCTACGGGTAACGGGTTGGACTTCTGCAGGTGTCGGAAGTTAAAAAGCTAATGAGACCATTTTGCTGGCCCTATGAAGGAATAGATACAACACATAGATGGTGCATGCACGAATACCACAAGAACCGTACTCTAAACGAAGGGTGAACCTTGTATCTCAACAACTAGCCCAGCAGAAAAGAAGGTACTATAACAACGACGAAGCTACATCTAATTACTATGTCcaactttataatttatatcaTGAAAGGCATAATGTAGTTGTTTTATGATAGCGAAGTAACACTAACCAAGTTGTATCCAGAACCTGGTCCAATGACCAAAGACATGACATTCGCCTTCTTTGCTGCTGCTATTGAAAACCCAGTATAGCCAACCTGGAGGAAGGAAGAGCAAGGTTGCAACGACTAAGAAATATGTATACATAAACACCACTATAACAGCGATATCTTTCTTCTAAAGGTAAGTTAACAATCAATTCTTGCACTGAAAGTAACTATAAAACGACAAGTCATGATttaaaatacacacacacacacacacatatatcaaCTAAGCATATACATCAGTTGAGTGATAGGACCAGAAAATACATACCTGGTCACTCCAGCACACGGATTTTGCTTCCTTGCGATAAGCGTTAATCAGTCCAGAAAGAGCATTAAACTTGCCCTTCACACCTTCAGCTTTTTCACTATCATCATCGTATAATATTTCTGACCATTTACTCCTACCTAGTTCTTTCACTTCCGCAGTTGGATGGTCTTCTTCAGCGTCCAAGCTCTTCCCACCGTGCAAAGAGCCTAAAGATTAAGATTTACTAAACCTGATTAACTCAAATCACCCCTCACATTATTACTAATACGAAAGAATTATAAGCCAAAAATACCAATATGAGCATCATCTTCAGCAGGGGGTGCTATGATCTTTTCAGGCTTTCTTTCTTCCAATCCCGGTGAACCATCATTATATGCATCTTCTGTATCCATGTCCACCTGGTAGATATCATATGGCTTCATATCAAACCAAAATGAAAATAGATCTGGATCCAAAATATGTAGTAATGATCTCCTAGTCATCGGTGAGCAAAGTAACTCAACTCACTATCCATTGGATTAAAATCAACTGGCATTTATCTACCAAAAGAAGTCTATTGGGATTTAGTAACCAGCCATTATAGTTTAATCAATGATTGGTGGTACAATTCTAAGTTCTCTAATGAGTAAGCaatcaagttgatatatatcCACAGGGTGTTCCAACCACACAATGTGAACACACGACAACCACAACACTGTTGATCATGTTGACTCTACAGAATGGTCAACATGGTCAATACTGTGTGGTAATATGTTTGgtacatgtatatatacacatttcTTTTTGCCTTAGGAATACAGGCATATCTGATGCCAGAGAACTCTTCTTgttcaaaataaaagaaaatcaaaagaatcaaatgtgattTAACTTACTTCTTGAATGTCACTTTCCTTCAAGCCATCTCCATGGAATAATGACTGTCAAGCCGGCAATACACAACGTCAAACAAAAGCCCATACGCAAATATAAGTGATAACATAATCCCAGGTTTGTGTTACTTTCACTGGCCCTTGTAGTGGTACCTCCCCCTATTAATTCTTGGCTTTGAATCCTCAAGTAGTTTCGGACCCCAAAAGGGAAGGAGGTGGAGGTGTATAGCTCTCATGGGCCCAAAAGTAAACAGTTTCTTTTACTTTCACAAGTTAATGCCCATCCTAACTTTCTAGCCAAAAACTAATGGTCATCCTACAACTGATCAATGAAAAAGCATTAACTCGACCTCCATGTTCAACATTTTACACCTACAACTGATGTTTGCTTTGAACTCCTACATCCTAACCTAAAGTGAGAGCTAAATTTAAATGACAACAAACCTTGGTGTCCAATTGCAAGTATAGGGTTGGAGCTTCCTCCCATTGTCCAGCCATCTTCTGTACGTCAACTTGGGTAAAGCCGTGCACATTCCTAGCTCCGCAACCCTTAAATTAACAAAACTAtatatgaaaaaacaaaaaccttccAACTTTATGTCTAATGTTAACAGTGCTTTCAAGAAAgagaataatcataaaacacacACATACGATACTCACCACAGGATCCTTATATGGAGCTTCTAGTATATAAACTTCATACCCCGAACtctgaaaagaaaacaaagaacaatGAGTGAACCAGAAAATAGACAATCCAGAAGTCACTATTATATGATCCAACCAccattattatgattttttggACCATAACTCAGCCCCCATTGAATATAAGAAAAACAACCAATCGTGCAAATATTAGTAGTACAAGAGGAAAATTGCTTCCAGATGGAAAATTACACGAAATTTCATGCATGgtgccattgataaaaaaagCACCACTAACCTTGACAACAAGAtcaaataaatgaaaaccaaagTGAGTATACCTAAATCCCCACCTTACAACCTAGTAAGTAGGTAAGGCCATAAGAAACCCAACTCTGGAAGTCCAAACTACAGCCACATGTAATTAGCCCCATGACTAAACACAGTCTCCGTAGTTGGCACATATTCAAATAGGTTATAAACTCCAAAACAATACAGGTTGGAGAACTGGCGCTTGTTTAGACAGGGCATCAAAATACCTCATCTCATCCACCTACTTAAAAATATGTAATACTAAAACATAAAATCACATACTACAGCATCACAGAATTGCTAATCTAGGATATTGGCACACTAGCAAACTTCTCGCTAGCTCTCTAATCTACATTGGATAAGGTCTATGAAAGATGAAGCCACTACTGGGTTTCTCATGAAAATGCTGAGTGACAAAAATAGTTGACACTTACAGAACACATGGCAGAGGttgtgagaaagagagaaatgaggTTATACCTTTGCAATTGCCCAAAACTGAGCAAAGTCAGCTACCCGCAGATTGCGGTCATCCACTAAGACGAAGCACACATACCACCAACAAAAGGGTCAATTTCCGTACAAAACTGCATCTGTAGTTAGTTAAAATGAAGGCAGTGCATTGGCACTGCATCATCTCTTGTTCTACAATGATACTAGATTATTTTGCTTACTAAATTTCCTGGCAAGCCAGTATGGTAATCTTATCATTTTAATGCCTCAGGACTAGAAAATTTTTAAGATAACGAAAAACAATTTTGAAATCCTGATTCCTATCTAAACAACACTTCAGGAAGGTCACTTATGCACCCATGTTTTAGAGGAGACATATGTCTCAGAGCTGATCGCTTACCACCAGCCAGCGTGAGCTACTGAAATCAAAGTACACACTGCCTAAACATCATTTGACCAAAAAACTGTCACCATATTTTACACAAAATTCGCAAGTAATTCCATCTGGAAATCTCAGAAATTCCCAAGCCTTTATAAATAGCTACATAGCAAAGAAGAAAAGGGGCAAAGTAGAGATATAAAGTCTGATGTTTTCTGTCCTTGGTCagcaaaaaaaaagggaaggcaTACCAATTATGAAGGTGAAAACACCCTCCTCAAGGGTCTTCTTAAATGCCTTCAGCATACTCGACCTATAAGCCTGTGGAGAAGACATGACAGCATCAAGGGTTTGATACCATTTTTATATGAATGGAATATAGAATTCTTAAATCATTCTATCCCTAGGCATGTCAAAATCATAATTGgctccaaaagaaaaaaaaaattaagaagaaaataaTACAAGAGGTAAATAAATAACTGACATCTACCACCCAATGCCTAACCCCAGCTCCCCAAACTAAAGAAGTTCCACAAGGATTTAAGACAACTAAATGCTAAAATTGACTGTTTGCACACAGAAAGATTAAACGTATCAAAAATTGAAGTGGTAGTTTACTGGATTAACAAATGaaactgcaattttttttttctgtttgatTGCTTGAAAGGAATTGCCTAAACTACAAAAAACGAGCTGACTATTTTTATTCTAGATGGCAAAGCAGGAAAGGTTGATGCAATCAAATTCTATAGCAGCCTTTTTATTCAGCAGTGACCAAGACAAAGTCCCAGGGCTAATTTTGCCTGACGCAACAGAATTTACACAACCACCTCCCAACCCTTGTAAATTTTAATCAAGTAACATAATCGTAAAACTTAAAAAGGCCAAGAATTTCAACATGAAAGACATTCAAATCAAACCAAATTTCTATaagttttgaatattttgaaCTGTTTTACCTCCTCCATTTCAGGTTCATAACAATACTCCATCACCTTCTTCACCACTCGCTTCTTGCCTCTAGCTGAACTTGAAGATTTTGAAACATCACTTTCCTCAACCTTTAGTATGAAACATAACACTTCAGTTAAAATTCTCTCAAGTGCCCAAAGAACACTAAAGACAACCCTGAGAAAGTAACAGGAGGCAAAAGAagagacaagaaaaaaaaaccttttctaCTTCTGTCATAAAATAATCATCCATGGAATGGATTCGTGGAGCATTACCACCATTTTCAACCTCTAGGTCACGCAACATCTTTGCTAAGTAGCTCTTTCCACTACCTGATATCAAATACATTAACAGATTTCCAGAATATGGTCGAAGGTGAAGAAAAAAACTATGAAAGTAAGTGGGATGGGTGGGGTTCTGTAGTTTTCAGCTCAATTTTGAAGGGGTAAGTATGAAAATTGATCAAGCACTAATCTAAATATTATTTGCTTCTCTATTAGACTGGCAGACCACTATGGTTAACATTTTAGGGACTTAAGAAAAGCAATGTGCACTTATGAAAAATGAATAAACACCACCTGcacatattacaaatataaaatTTGGTACCTGGAAGCCCTCTTAGGATTATCACAAAATGATCTGGACGAGTGACTCTATGTGGCTGCTTAAATAAGTGTGTAGCATCAATAACTTTTGGCTTATCCAAAGATGACTGCTTTCGTGGAAATGGATACCCCTCTCCTATGTACTGCTTTGATGATATTTGATGAGCAGCATGAGATTGCTTCGGAATTACAaaaggaaaatttaaaaaaaaaaaaagttgtcatTAGAAGGCTAGAAGCCTAATAGAAAATTGCAACCCAACAAGAATGCAAGATAAACCATAAAAGCATACAAGGAAGCAACTATACCTCCATAATATAGCCAGTAGAAGCATGTGAAAATGGCTTACTATGAAAATAAGGCTGCGCCGGAGAGTGGGATTCAGGATATGGTGGATAGGCTGAAGACATCATTGGTGAGGAACCATAGGAAACCGGAAACAATGAAGGCGGCGATTTTGAATGCGGATCCATTGGAAGAGGAGGTGGTGGAGTGGTGGGAAGAGAAGGCTGCCCACTGAATGACCGAGAAGCCCGCATATGACCTGCATTTTCAGAAACAAATCTACCACTAGCAGGGGGCGAAAAGTAGCCTCCGTTTTCATTCGTAATTGGAGTGCCATGTGGAGCAACTCCAGGCATATGTTGCTGCCCAAGTGACTGTCTCACAGCATGCCGCTGCATTCCATAGGGTTGTGGTAGCTGATTGGTATGATCATAGTATGGTACATTCACATGGGAATGTTGTGATTCATTCACAGGCCTAGAATCTTTACTTTGATCTGCATACCTATTCGTTTCGCCATTCGGGATGGTATTACAATCCGAAACTGAACCCGCCCCACCGTGATCATGAATCAGCTTCAATCTCCGCTCATTATCTAATGAAAAGCTCGCATTGTTCGGGTTAAACTCGGCCTTTAAACCCAAACCATCGACCCTCTGCCTTTTGAAGTTCCTATCACCTTCACTAACGTACGCATTGCCACCATATTCATACAGTGGCGGACCTTGCGGCGGCGGCGCCAAACCGTCTCTGTACGGAAATTTCCCATATCGGTCTACGTCAAAATTAGGGGTTCTCTGCCACGGCCTGGGATTTTCAAACCCATTCGGATTACCCACGAACGGGCTCTGAGTACCCATATACGGGTCAAAACCGGGTCTTTGGAAAGGGTGACCCGAATCGTTAGGGAAGATCGGGTTTTGATTGAAGGGCGGATGCGGAGGGCAAAAGGGGAAGTGAGAAAATGAGCAAATAGGGCAGAGGGTACCAGGGATTGGAGGCCTAGGCCGCCATTGTTGGTGCTGAGGGTCCATGACAAGCTCTGATTTGAGGATCGTCGGAAACTGTGGCCCACctgaaaataattgaaaattagggttttgattctGCGAATTTGGGGATGTCAGGGTTCGAATCAGTCAActgagaagagaagagaaaaagCATCGCCTGAATATTCCAGAAGAAACTACAGCTGAACAATTGGTTCGGATTTGTAGCTGCTTGTTAGAGGGGGAGGTAAAGCGGTAAAAAGAAAGGCCTTGAGAttttaagaacaaaataaaataaaggcaaactgaatagtatcatgattgattttttaatgtaaaagtatggtgttttgttaaaatgaacaatatttgaagttttttattaaagttccctaaaaagaATTATGGCACAACCGTTGTTTTTTGTCTCGAACATGTGCGACATTTTCTAATGGAAACAGAACATGAGAACTAAGAAGCCATTCCCCATGAAACCCTTGCGTTTATAAAATAGAGTAGGGCTGGGGACAGGCCGAACCCACTTTTGAAGGGACCGAACCAGACCCGAGTTTAAAAGAAATGGGTCGAGTCGGAGCGGGTATAACAAATTTTAATACAGAAACCAGACCTAACCTGGTCCGTTTGAAACAGGCCGGTTCAAGATTGGTCCACGGGtcctctt is drawn from Malus domestica chromosome 14, GDT2T_hap1 and contains these coding sequences:
- the LOC103429998 gene encoding uncharacterized protein yields the protein MDPQHQQWRPRPPIPGTLCPICSFSHFPFCPPHPPFNQNPIFPNDSGHPFQRPGFDPYMGTQSPFVGNPNGFENPRPWQRTPNFDVDRYGKFPYRDGLAPPPQGPPLYEYGGNAYVSEGDRNFKRQRVDGLGLKAEFNPNNASFSLDNERRLKLIHDHGGAGSVSDCNTIPNGETNRYADQSKDSRPVNESQHSHVNVPYYDHTNQLPQPYGMQRHAVRQSLGQQHMPGVAPHGTPITNENGGYFSPPASGRFVSENAGHMRASRSFSGQPSLPTTPPPPLPMDPHSKSPPSLFPVSYGSSPMMSSAYPPYPESHSPAQPYFHSKPFSHASTGYIMEQSHAAHQISSKQYIGEGYPFPRKQSSLDKPKVIDATHLFKQPHRVTRPDHFVIILRGLPGSGKSYLAKMLRDLEVENGGNAPRIHSMDDYFMTEVEKVEESDVSKSSSSARGKKRVVKKVMEYCYEPEMEEAYRSSMLKAFKKTLEEGVFTFIIVDDRNLRVADFAQFWAIAKSSGYEVYILEAPYKDPVGCGARNVHGFTQVDVQKMAGQWEEAPTLYLQLDTKSLFHGDGLKESDIQEVDMDTEDAYNDGSPGLEERKPEKIIAPPAEDDAHIGSLHGGKSLDAEEDHPTAEVKELGRSKWSEILYDDDSEKAEGVKGKFNALSGLINAYRKEAKSVCWSDQVGYTGFSIAAAKKANVMSLVIGPGSGYNLKSNPLPVEENSTTHGRLSSGESKKQKAFQEQLRAERDSFKAVFDRRRQRIGGLGLGEE